Proteins found in one Magnolia sinica isolate HGM2019 chromosome 5, MsV1, whole genome shotgun sequence genomic segment:
- the LOC131245935 gene encoding mitochondrial import inner membrane translocase subunit PAM16 like 2-like isoform X2 yields the protein MSGQSRSRISAAPSQRFSSPIDWFYPIRAMASKILANLIVIGSGILARALVQAYRQALANASKTGVAQETIQNTVHRTSKIKTEQETRQILGVTEASSWEEIMKKYNTLFERNAKNGSFYLQSKVHKAKECLEAAHQGKGQGTG from the exons atgtCGGGTCAGAGCAG GTCAAGAATTTCAGCTGCTCCCAGTCAGAGGTTCTCTTCTCCCATCGATTGGTTCTATCCTATCAGAGCCATG GCTTCAAAGATTCTTGCCAACTTGATTGTGATCGGCTCTGGAATATTGGCAAGGGCTCTAGTTCAAGCATACCGTCAAGCACTTGCAA ATGCATCAAAAACTGGTGTTGCACAAGAAACAATACAAAATACAGTACACAGAACAAGCAAAATCAAGACTGAACAAGAAACAAGGCAGATTTTAGGGGTCACTGAGGCATCATCTTGGGAAGAAATCATGAAG AAATACAATACGCTGTTCGAGAGGAATGCCAAGAACGGGAGTTTTTACCTTCAGTCAAAGGTTCACAAGGCTAAGGAATGTTTAGAAGCTGCGCACCAAGGGAAAGGACAGGGAACAGGTTGA